The following are from one region of the Streptomyces fradiae genome:
- a CDS encoding TetR/AcrR family transcriptional regulator: protein MSQQDGGAPAPAPVPDPDPGPGPVSAPGPVPGPGCPGPEGGTVRRGRPRSEAADQAIFDAVVALLESGLSLAEVSIEKIARTAGVGKATIYRRWPGKDELFVDLLRSVDPPDPVLPGTSVRDDLIAFLEAVRQRGLAKRASALNSVFSQMQLYPKLWDAYHQCVIEPRRRMGMDAIRRGMERGELRTDLDLELVNDLFVGPVLLRTVLRPGASLDPELPEQIVDAVLTGLRPPEPVKP, encoded by the coding sequence GTGTCGCAGCAGGACGGCGGGGCACCCGCCCCTGCTCCCGTGCCCGATCCCGATCCCGGTCCCGGTCCCGTTTCCGCCCCCGGACCCGTCCCCGGACCCGGCTGCCCGGGCCCGGAGGGCGGGACGGTACGGCGCGGCCGGCCCCGCAGCGAGGCCGCCGACCAGGCCATCTTCGACGCCGTGGTGGCCCTCCTGGAGAGCGGCCTGTCGCTCGCCGAGGTCTCCATCGAGAAGATCGCCCGCACCGCGGGCGTCGGCAAGGCCACCATCTACCGCCGCTGGCCCGGCAAGGACGAACTCTTCGTCGACCTGCTGCGCTCCGTCGACCCCCCGGACCCGGTGCTTCCCGGCACCTCGGTACGGGACGACCTCATCGCCTTCCTCGAAGCGGTGCGGCAGCGCGGGCTCGCCAAGCGGGCCTCCGCCCTGAACAGCGTCTTCTCGCAGATGCAGCTCTATCCCAAGCTGTGGGACGCCTACCACCAGTGCGTCATCGAACCCCGCCGCCGCATGGGCATGGACGCCATCCGGCGCGGCATGGAGCGCGGCGAGCTGCGCACCGACCTCGACCTCGAACTCGTCAACGACCTCTTCGTCGGCCCGGTGCTGCTGCGCACCGTCCTGCGGCCCGGCGCCTCCCTCGACCCCGAACTGCCGGAGCAGATCGTCGACGCCGTCCTCACCGGGCTGCGCCCGCCGGAGCCCGTGAAGCCCTGA
- a CDS encoding MFS transporter translates to MSQPSPVSAASAGAPHRVPEAVHRRRWAILGVLMLSLLIVVLDNSILNVAVKTIASPAPTGIGATQSELEWAINSYTLVFAGLLFTSGLLGDRLGRKRILLFGITVFGLGSALAAFSTSPGELIAYRAVMGLGAAFVMPATLAVLMNVFERDEQPKAIGIWAGSVGLAIAIGPITGGILLEHFWWGSIFLINVPVVILALALMTWLVPESKDPRPGRVDLPGVLLSVLGLVLLVYGIIRGGELASFTDVTVLLPALAGLAVLVGFVLYEKRADHPALDVSYFRKPAFSAAVAAIALVFFALMGVTFFSAFYLQSVRGYSALQSGLLILPLAIAQMVFAPRARLVVERFGAKAVCTVGMLAVAVGLAAFAFFDAGTPVWVLEIVFFLQGAGMAHIMPPVTVAVMQSLPREKAGSGSAINNTFRQVGGALGVAVLGSVLSSTYRGEIEGHLGAVPAALRDTAGESIEATLAVAEKLGPAGRGLVTPAYDAFLDAMHITAIGSAAVAVLGAVVVAVFLPGRTPAGEAPAGTVPGSRAEAGESVPR, encoded by the coding sequence ATGTCTCAGCCGTCCCCTGTCTCCGCTGCCTCCGCGGGAGCGCCGCACCGCGTTCCCGAGGCCGTGCACCGCCGCCGCTGGGCGATACTCGGCGTGCTCATGCTCAGCCTGCTGATCGTCGTCCTCGACAACTCGATCCTCAACGTCGCCGTCAAGACCATCGCCAGCCCCGCGCCCACCGGCATCGGCGCGACCCAGAGCGAGCTCGAGTGGGCGATCAACTCCTACACGCTCGTCTTCGCCGGCCTCCTCTTCACCTCCGGCCTGCTCGGCGACCGGCTCGGCCGCAAGCGGATCCTGCTCTTCGGCATCACCGTCTTCGGCCTCGGCTCCGCGCTCGCCGCCTTCTCCACCAGCCCCGGCGAGCTCATCGCCTACCGGGCCGTGATGGGCCTCGGCGCCGCCTTCGTCATGCCCGCCACCCTCGCCGTCCTCATGAACGTCTTCGAGCGCGACGAGCAGCCCAAGGCCATCGGCATCTGGGCCGGCAGCGTCGGCCTCGCCATCGCCATCGGCCCCATCACCGGCGGCATCCTCCTGGAGCACTTCTGGTGGGGCTCGATCTTCCTGATCAACGTGCCCGTGGTGATCCTCGCCCTGGCCCTGATGACCTGGCTCGTCCCCGAGTCCAAGGACCCCAGGCCCGGCCGCGTCGACCTGCCCGGCGTGCTGCTCTCCGTGCTCGGCCTCGTGCTGCTCGTGTACGGCATCATCCGCGGCGGCGAGCTCGCCAGCTTCACCGACGTCACCGTGCTGCTCCCGGCCCTCGCCGGCCTCGCGGTCCTCGTCGGCTTCGTCCTGTACGAGAAGCGCGCCGACCACCCGGCGCTCGACGTCTCGTACTTCCGCAAGCCCGCCTTCTCGGCCGCCGTCGCCGCCATCGCCCTGGTCTTCTTCGCCCTCATGGGCGTGACCTTCTTCTCCGCCTTCTACCTGCAGAGCGTCCGCGGCTACAGCGCCCTGCAGTCCGGCCTGCTGATCCTGCCGCTCGCCATCGCCCAGATGGTCTTCGCGCCGCGGGCCCGCCTCGTCGTGGAGCGCTTCGGCGCCAAGGCCGTCTGCACCGTCGGCATGCTCGCCGTCGCCGTCGGCCTGGCCGCCTTCGCCTTCTTCGACGCCGGCACGCCCGTCTGGGTCCTGGAGATCGTCTTCTTCCTGCAGGGCGCGGGCATGGCGCACATCATGCCGCCGGTCACCGTCGCCGTGATGCAGTCGCTGCCGCGCGAGAAGGCCGGCTCCGGCTCGGCCATCAACAACACCTTCCGGCAGGTCGGCGGCGCGCTCGGCGTGGCCGTCCTCGGCTCGGTGCTCTCCAGCACCTACCGGGGCGAGATCGAGGGGCACCTCGGCGCCGTCCCGGCCGCCCTGCGCGACACCGCCGGCGAATCCATCGAGGCCACCCTCGCCGTCGCCGAGAAGCTCGGCCCGGCCGGCCGCGGCCTGGTCACCCCGGCGTACGACGCCTTCCTCGACGCGATGCACATCACCGCGATCGGCTCGGCCGCCGTCGCCGTCCTCGGCGCCGTCGTGGTCGCCGTCTTCCTGCCCGGCCGCACCCCGGCGGGCGAGGCACCGGCGGGCACCGTCCCCGGCAGCCGCGCGGAAGCGGGAGAATCGGTTCCGAGGTAG
- the panB gene encoding 3-methyl-2-oxobutanoate hydroxymethyltransferase: MTLQAAQKPPADSSKALYGGKGTRRITVHDIAAAKARGEKWPMLTAYDAMTASVFDEAGIPVILVGDSMGNCHLGYDTTVPVTMDEMTLLSAAVVRGTKRALVVGDLPFGSYQEGPVQALRNATRLVKDAGVGAIKLEGGERSLPQTELLVQAGIPVMSHLGLTPQSVNTMGYRVQGRSDEAAHKLLRDAKAAQDAGAFALVLELVPAELAAEVTRSLHIPTIGIGAGPETDAQVLVWTDMAGLTGGKVPRFTKQYANLRETLGDAAKAFAEDVAGGAFPAEEHTFH; the protein is encoded by the coding sequence ATGACGCTTCAGGCTGCCCAGAAACCGCCCGCCGACAGCAGCAAGGCGCTGTACGGAGGGAAGGGCACCCGCCGCATCACCGTCCACGACATCGCCGCCGCCAAGGCCCGCGGCGAGAAGTGGCCCATGCTCACCGCCTACGACGCCATGACCGCCTCCGTCTTCGACGAGGCCGGGATCCCGGTGATCCTCGTCGGCGACTCCATGGGCAACTGCCATCTCGGCTACGACACCACCGTGCCCGTCACGATGGACGAGATGACCCTGCTGTCCGCCGCCGTCGTCCGGGGCACCAAGCGCGCCCTCGTCGTCGGCGACCTGCCCTTCGGCTCGTACCAGGAAGGGCCCGTCCAGGCCCTGCGGAACGCCACCCGCCTGGTCAAGGACGCGGGCGTCGGCGCGATCAAGCTGGAGGGCGGCGAGCGCTCGCTGCCGCAGACCGAGCTGCTCGTCCAGGCCGGCATCCCCGTCATGTCCCACCTGGGCCTGACCCCGCAGTCCGTCAACACCATGGGCTACCGGGTGCAGGGCCGCTCCGACGAGGCCGCCCACAAGCTGCTGCGCGACGCCAAGGCCGCCCAGGACGCGGGCGCCTTCGCCCTGGTCCTTGAGCTGGTCCCGGCCGAGCTGGCCGCCGAGGTGACCCGCTCGCTGCACATCCCCACCATCGGCATCGGCGCCGGCCCGGAGACCGACGCGCAGGTCCTCGTATGGACCGACATGGCCGGTCTGACCGGCGGCAAGGTGCCGCGCTTCACCAAGCAGTACGCCAACCTGCGCGAGACCCTCGGCGACGCCGCCAAGGCCTTCGCGGAGGACGTCGCCGGCGGGGCGTTCCCCGCCGAGGAGCACACCTTCCACTAG
- a CDS encoding ATP-binding cassette domain-containing protein — MVDMTRSHTNAVEVRGLVKHFGETKAVDGIDLDVREGTVLGVLGPNGAGKTTLVRCLSTLIVPDAGTAVVAGYDVVRQPRQLRRTIGLTGQYASVDEKLSGWENLYMIGRLLDLSRKDARRRADEMLERFSLTEAAKRPAMTYSGGMRRRLDLAASMIGRPSVLYLDEPTTGLDPRTRNEVWDEVQRMVAEGATVLLTTQYMEEAEQLASELTVIDRGRVIARGGVDELKARVGGRTLTVRPVDPADLSAMAAALRETGLDGVAGATVVPDEGALYVPILSDEQLTAVVGLFGARGYGIAHIGTHLPSLDEVFLAITGEKTASASDDSGAIPQEVAA, encoded by the coding sequence ATGGTGGACATGACGCGATCACACACCAACGCCGTCGAGGTCCGGGGCCTCGTGAAGCATTTCGGCGAGACCAAGGCGGTCGACGGGATCGACCTGGACGTCCGCGAGGGCACCGTCCTCGGCGTCCTCGGCCCCAACGGCGCCGGCAAGACCACCCTCGTCCGCTGCCTGTCCACCCTCATCGTCCCGGACGCCGGCACCGCCGTCGTCGCCGGATACGACGTGGTGCGCCAGCCCCGCCAGCTGCGCCGCACCATCGGCCTCACCGGCCAGTACGCCTCGGTCGACGAGAAGCTGTCCGGCTGGGAGAACCTCTACATGATCGGGCGGCTGCTCGACCTCTCCCGCAAGGACGCCCGCCGCCGCGCCGACGAGATGCTGGAGCGCTTCTCCCTCACCGAGGCCGCCAAGCGCCCCGCGATGACCTACTCCGGCGGCATGCGGCGCCGGCTCGACCTGGCCGCCTCCATGATCGGCCGGCCGTCCGTGCTCTACCTGGACGAGCCCACCACCGGCCTCGACCCGCGCACCCGCAACGAGGTGTGGGACGAGGTGCAGCGGATGGTCGCCGAGGGCGCCACCGTGCTGCTCACCACCCAGTACATGGAGGAGGCGGAGCAGCTCGCCAGCGAGCTGACCGTCATCGACCGCGGCCGGGTCATCGCCCGCGGCGGGGTCGACGAGCTCAAGGCCCGGGTCGGCGGCCGCACCCTCACCGTCCGCCCGGTCGACCCGGCCGACCTGTCCGCCATGGCGGCGGCGCTGCGCGAGACCGGTCTCGACGGGGTCGCCGGCGCGACCGTCGTCCCCGACGAGGGCGCGCTGTACGTGCCGATCCTCAGCGACGAGCAGCTGACCGCCGTCGTGGGCCTGTTCGGCGCCCGCGGTTACGGCATCGCCCACATCGGCACCCATCTGCCCAGCCTCGACGAGGTGTTCCTCGCCATCACCGGCGAGAAGACGGCCTCCGCATCCGACGATTCCGGCGCGATTCCCCAGGAGGTCGCCGCATGA
- a CDS encoding ABC transporter permease: MSTTTLPQSPVDTPGTPPAKRAAGAGTDDGRIGLRANLRHIGALARRNALQIKQDPESMFDAVLMPIIFILLFTYVFGGAMAGKGNQQVYVNYLVPGLMAMMGMNIAMAVGTGINDDFKKGVMDRFRTMPIARSSVLIAKIVVEVGRMLVATAILLGMGFLLGLEVHTSVLHLFAAIGLSMVFGASLMWIFILLGLTMKTAQAVQGMAMLVLMPLQFGSSIFATPTTMPGWLQTFTEYNPLSNLADAARNLINGGPVAHAVWMTLAWAVGITVVTAPLAVAKFRKKT, translated from the coding sequence ATGAGCACCACGACCCTGCCCCAGTCCCCCGTGGACACCCCCGGCACCCCGCCCGCGAAGCGGGCCGCCGGCGCCGGCACCGACGACGGCCGGATCGGCCTGCGGGCCAACCTCCGCCACATCGGCGCCCTGGCCCGCCGCAACGCGCTGCAGATCAAGCAGGACCCGGAGTCGATGTTCGACGCCGTCCTGATGCCGATCATCTTCATCCTGCTGTTCACGTACGTCTTCGGCGGCGCCATGGCCGGCAAGGGCAACCAGCAGGTGTACGTGAACTACCTGGTGCCCGGCCTGATGGCGATGATGGGCATGAACATCGCGATGGCCGTCGGCACCGGCATCAACGACGACTTCAAGAAGGGCGTCATGGACCGGTTCCGGACCATGCCGATCGCCCGCTCCTCGGTCCTCATCGCGAAGATCGTCGTCGAGGTCGGCCGCATGCTGGTCGCCACCGCGATCCTGCTCGGCATGGGCTTCCTGCTCGGCCTGGAGGTCCACACCTCGGTCCTGCACCTCTTCGCGGCGATCGGACTCTCGATGGTCTTCGGCGCCTCACTGATGTGGATCTTCATCCTGCTCGGCCTCACCATGAAGACGGCCCAGGCCGTCCAGGGCATGGCGATGCTGGTCCTGATGCCGCTGCAGTTCGGTTCGTCGATCTTCGCGACGCCGACCACGATGCCGGGCTGGCTGCAGACCTTCACCGAGTACAACCCGCTGTCCAACCTGGCCGACGCCGCCCGCAACCTGATCAACGGCGGCCCGGTCGCCCACGCGGTGTGGATGACGCTCGCCTGGGCGGTCGGCATCACCGTCGTCACGGCGCCGCTCGCGGTCGCCAAGTTCCGCAAGAAGACCTGA
- a CDS encoding BTAD domain-containing putative transcriptional regulator, which yields MRYCVLGSTRAHTAEGSVVVGGPRVRALLTVLAVRAGRAVPVGVLVDEVWGAGAEPPADAVAALQALVGRLRKALGHERVESTDGGYRLAAEPDDVDAHRFTRLAAEGVRELDAGRPGRAAALLDEALALWKGPALADLPDRAAEAARWEARRLDARRARFAAALALGEAAAVLPELAALCAEHPLDEPLQALRIRALRDTGRPSEALAAYEEVRRELADRLGADPSPELRALHAGLLAEPTPGPTPAPTRPSAPVTGNLRARLTSFVGREDDISALQNALATERLVTLLGPGGAGKTRLSQEAAERAAAGGAWPDGVWLAELAPVTDPEAVTEAVLGALGARETVLFGAGAEELRLGEDPLDRLVEQCAGRRLLLLLDNCEHVVAAAAELTALLLARCPGVTVLATSREPLGVPGEVLRPLGPLPEETALRLFADRGAAARPGFTVDDDRDAAAEIVRRLDGLPLAIELAAARLRMLTPRQIADRLDDRFRLLTSGARTVLPRQQTLRAVVDWSWDLLTAPERAVLRRLSVFTGGCDLEAAEAVCAERAEAPAGGSAATPADVLDLLGSLVDKSLVVATPTDAGMRYRLLETVAEYAAERLDEAGDRGAAERRHLVHYRELARLTDPELRNGRQLAAVERFSVEYGNLRTALRRAVAARDEEEGLLLVHALVWFWTMRDLRADALHWAEAVAALGPDPFGPEAGPAGPLSEPVTAAPPPLGEERLWEARRGVRLIELMNMDHETGRWTTPEGVARLRRINAVYPPGLPQTCRLPGSFTVFAVLLIAEPGSMGKALDAHVAACRVYGYEWELANALQLRANMLANRADLAGRAAADAEESLEIFVRLDDAWGAAEALSSRAEARERQLEFEGAAEDFAAAIGYAERIGAQSQMALLRARYADMLMETGRQEEAESILRAVVEGEFGRGHEPMLAARIFLALLLGRTGRTDEARVHLRRLLDEFSSETFSIFEGFTLGSLGWVDVLDEHYASAFDLARQAYLRSLGGLSMMVAPQMPAIHLIVAAWALAGIGGPGARTAAVLLGAYEGLLPPGHLPAPIERKNRDRATALTRAALADDAAFEAAYAEGGGLSLEEAAALLERADAI from the coding sequence GTGCGTTATTGCGTCCTCGGGTCCACGCGGGCCCATACGGCAGAAGGCAGCGTCGTCGTCGGGGGCCCGCGGGTGCGGGCGCTGCTCACCGTGCTCGCGGTGCGGGCGGGGCGCGCGGTGCCGGTGGGGGTGCTGGTGGACGAGGTCTGGGGCGCCGGGGCGGAGCCGCCGGCCGACGCGGTCGCCGCGCTCCAGGCGCTGGTGGGGCGGCTGCGCAAGGCCCTTGGGCACGAGCGGGTGGAGTCCACCGACGGCGGCTACCGGCTCGCGGCCGAACCCGACGACGTGGACGCGCACCGCTTCACCCGGCTCGCCGCCGAGGGCGTACGGGAGCTGGACGCGGGCCGGCCCGGGCGGGCCGCGGCGCTGCTCGACGAGGCCCTCGCGCTGTGGAAGGGGCCGGCGCTCGCCGATCTGCCCGACCGCGCCGCGGAGGCCGCCCGCTGGGAGGCCCGCCGCCTCGACGCCCGCCGGGCCCGGTTCGCCGCCGCGCTCGCGCTCGGCGAGGCGGCCGCCGTGCTGCCGGAGCTGGCCGCGCTGTGCGCCGAACACCCGCTGGACGAGCCGCTGCAGGCGCTGCGGATCCGCGCGCTGCGCGACACAGGCCGCCCGTCGGAGGCGCTCGCCGCGTACGAGGAGGTACGGCGGGAGCTCGCCGACCGGCTCGGCGCCGACCCCTCGCCGGAACTGCGGGCCCTGCACGCGGGGCTCCTCGCCGAACCCACGCCCGGGCCCACGCCCGCGCCCACCCGGCCGTCCGCGCCCGTCACCGGCAACCTGCGGGCCCGGCTCACCAGCTTCGTCGGCCGCGAGGACGACATCTCCGCCCTCCAGAACGCCCTGGCCACCGAACGGCTCGTCACCCTGCTCGGGCCCGGCGGCGCCGGCAAGACCCGGCTCTCCCAGGAGGCCGCCGAGCGGGCCGCCGCGGGCGGCGCGTGGCCCGACGGCGTCTGGCTCGCCGAACTCGCCCCCGTCACCGACCCGGAGGCCGTCACCGAGGCCGTCCTCGGCGCGCTCGGCGCGCGCGAGACCGTCCTGTTCGGCGCGGGCGCCGAGGAACTCCGCCTCGGCGAGGACCCCCTCGACCGCCTCGTCGAGCAGTGCGCCGGCCGCCGCCTGCTGCTCCTCCTCGACAACTGCGAACACGTCGTCGCCGCCGCGGCCGAGCTCACCGCGCTCCTCCTCGCCCGCTGCCCGGGTGTCACCGTCCTCGCGACGAGCCGTGAGCCGCTGGGTGTGCCGGGGGAGGTGCTGCGGCCGTTGGGCCCGCTGCCGGAGGAGACCGCGCTGCGGCTCTTCGCCGACCGTGGCGCGGCGGCCCGCCCGGGTTTCACGGTCGACGACGACCGGGACGCCGCGGCGGAGATCGTCCGCCGCCTCGACGGCCTTCCCCTGGCCATCGAACTCGCCGCCGCCCGCCTCCGCATGCTCACGCCCCGCCAGATCGCCGACCGTCTCGACGACCGCTTCCGCCTCCTCACCTCCGGCGCCCGCACCGTCCTGCCCCGCCAGCAGACCCTCCGCGCGGTCGTCGACTGGTCCTGGGACCTCCTCACCGCCCCCGAACGCGCCGTCCTGCGCCGTCTGTCGGTCTTCACGGGCGGCTGCGACCTGGAAGCGGCGGAGGCGGTCTGCGCGGAGCGCGCGGAGGCGCCGGCCGGAGGCTCGGCCGCCACCCCCGCCGACGTCCTCGATCTCCTCGGTTCCCTCGTCGACAAGTCCCTCGTCGTCGCCACGCCCACCGACGCCGGGATGCGCTACCGCCTCCTGGAGACCGTCGCCGAGTACGCCGCCGAGCGGCTCGACGAAGCGGGCGACCGGGGCGCGGCCGAGCGGCGGCACCTGGTGCACTATCGGGAGCTCGCCCGGCTCACCGATCCGGAGCTGCGCAACGGGCGGCAGCTGGCGGCCGTCGAGCGGTTCTCCGTCGAGTACGGGAATCTGCGGACCGCGTTGCGGCGGGCCGTGGCCGCGCGGGACGAGGAGGAGGGGCTGCTCCTTGTGCACGCGTTGGTGTGGTTCTGGACGATGCGGGACCTGCGGGCCGACGCGCTGCACTGGGCGGAGGCGGTCGCGGCGCTCGGGCCGGATCCGTTCGGGCCGGAGGCAGGGCCCGCCGGGCCGTTGTCCGAGCCGGTGACGGCCGCGCCGCCGCCGCTGGGCGAGGAGCGGTTGTGGGAGGCCCGGCGCGGGGTGCGGCTCATCGAGTTGATGAACATGGACCACGAGACGGGGCGCTGGACGACCCCCGAAGGCGTCGCGCGGCTGCGGCGGATCAACGCCGTGTACCCGCCGGGGCTGCCGCAGACCTGCCGGCTGCCCGGCTCGTTCACCGTCTTCGCCGTCCTCCTCATCGCCGAACCGGGCAGCATGGGCAAGGCCCTGGACGCGCATGTGGCCGCCTGCCGCGTGTACGGCTACGAGTGGGAGCTCGCCAACGCCCTCCAGCTGCGCGCCAACATGCTGGCCAACCGCGCCGACCTGGCCGGCCGGGCGGCCGCCGACGCCGAGGAGAGCCTGGAGATCTTCGTACGGCTCGACGACGCGTGGGGCGCGGCCGAGGCGCTGTCGTCCCGGGCCGAGGCCCGTGAGCGGCAGCTCGAATTCGAGGGCGCCGCCGAGGACTTCGCGGCCGCCATCGGCTACGCGGAGCGGATCGGCGCCCAGTCGCAGATGGCGCTGCTGCGTGCCCGGTACGCCGACATGCTGATGGAGACCGGCCGCCAGGAGGAGGCGGAGAGCATCCTGCGCGCGGTCGTGGAGGGCGAGTTCGGGCGCGGGCACGAGCCGATGCTCGCGGCCCGGATCTTCCTGGCGCTGCTCCTCGGCCGCACCGGACGCACGGACGAGGCCCGGGTCCATCTGCGGCGCCTGCTCGACGAGTTCAGCTCCGAGACCTTCTCGATCTTCGAGGGCTTCACGCTCGGCAGCCTGGGCTGGGTGGACGTCCTCGACGAGCACTACGCGTCCGCCTTCGACCTGGCCCGGCAGGCGTATCTGCGGTCCCTCGGAGGTCTTTCGATGATGGTCGCGCCGCAGATGCCGGCGATCCATCTGATCGTCGCGGCCTGGGCGCTGGCCGGGATCGGCGGCCCGGGGGCCCGTACGGCGGCCGTGCTGCTCGGCGCGTACGAGGGGCTGCTGCCGCCCGGGCATCTGCCCGCGCCGATCGAGCGGAAGAACCGCGACCGGGCCACCGCGCTCACCCGGGCGGCGCTCGCCGACGACGCCGCGTTCGAGGCCGCGTACGCCGAGGGCGGCGGCCTCTCCCTGGAGGAGGCCGCCGCCCTGCTCGAACGCGCCGACGCGATCTGA
- a CDS encoding site-2 protease family protein, with protein MSTTTHRHDERRISPVFLAILAVMAVTGWAVWTDFATSPGLAVFLFVASAWIVSLCLHEYAHARTALHGGDITVGARGYLTLNPMAYTHAVLSIVLPLLFVILGGIGLPGGAVFIDRDRVRGRWKHSLISAAGPLANVLFAAVCTAPFWLDALDGVPVAFQYALAFLAFLQVTAAILNLLPVPGLDGYGVLEPWLSYNIRRQVEPVAPYGFFIIIGLLYIPAINGAFFDLVDTVMQALGVPEPSRYCGLELFRFWRETPEFCQVG; from the coding sequence ATGTCCACGACCACCCATCGCCACGACGAGCGGCGGATCAGCCCCGTCTTCCTGGCGATCCTCGCGGTCATGGCCGTCACCGGCTGGGCCGTGTGGACGGACTTCGCCACCTCCCCCGGCCTTGCCGTGTTCCTCTTCGTGGCCTCGGCGTGGATCGTCTCGCTCTGTCTGCACGAGTACGCGCACGCCCGCACCGCCCTGCACGGCGGCGACATCACCGTGGGCGCCCGGGGCTATCTGACGCTCAACCCGATGGCGTACACGCACGCCGTCCTGAGCATCGTCCTGCCGCTGCTCTTCGTCATCCTGGGCGGCATCGGTCTGCCCGGCGGCGCCGTCTTCATCGACCGCGACCGGGTGCGCGGGCGCTGGAAGCACAGCCTGATCTCGGCGGCCGGGCCGCTGGCGAACGTGCTGTTCGCCGCCGTCTGCACCGCGCCGTTCTGGCTCGACGCGCTCGACGGGGTGCCGGTCGCCTTCCAGTACGCGCTGGCGTTCCTGGCGTTCCTGCAGGTCACGGCGGCGATCCTGAACCTGCTTCCGGTGCCGGGCCTGGACGGTTACGGGGTGCTGGAGCCCTGGCTCTCGTACAACATCCGGCGGCAGGTCGAGCCGGTCGCGCCCTATGGCTTCTTCATCATCATCGGACTGCTGTACATCCCGGCGATCAACGGGGCGTTCTTCGACCTGGTCGACACGGTCATGCAGGCGCTCGGCGTGCCGGAGCCGTCCCGCTACTGCGGTCTTGAGCTGTTCCGGTTCTGGCGGGAGACCCCGGAGTTCTGTCAGGTCGGTTAG
- the npdG gene encoding NADPH-dependent F420 reductase, whose amino-acid sequence MTSPSSATPAPAPAPAPKDPWDLPDVSGLVVGVLGGTGDQGRGLAYRLAKAGQQVIIGSRAADRAEAAAAELGLGVEGADNAACARRSDVVIVAVPWDGHAKTLESLREELAGKLVVDCVNPLGFDKKGAYALKPEEGSAAEQAAALLPDSRVTAAFHHLSAVLLQDPAIDEIDTDVMVLGEVRADVEIVQALAGRIPGMRGVFAGRLRNAHQVESLVANLISVNRRYKAHAGLRVTDV is encoded by the coding sequence ATGACTTCTCCCAGCAGCGCCACCCCCGCCCCCGCCCCCGCCCCGGCCCCGAAAGACCCCTGGGACCTGCCCGACGTGTCCGGCCTCGTCGTCGGCGTTCTCGGCGGCACCGGCGACCAGGGCCGCGGCCTCGCCTACCGGCTCGCCAAGGCCGGCCAGCAGGTGATCATCGGCTCGCGCGCCGCCGACCGCGCCGAGGCCGCGGCCGCCGAGCTCGGCCTCGGCGTCGAGGGCGCCGACAACGCCGCCTGTGCCCGGCGCAGCGACGTCGTGATCGTCGCCGTGCCGTGGGACGGGCACGCCAAGACGCTGGAGTCGCTGCGCGAGGAGCTCGCCGGAAAGCTCGTCGTGGACTGCGTGAACCCGCTCGGCTTCGACAAGAAGGGCGCCTACGCCCTCAAGCCCGAGGAGGGCTCGGCCGCCGAGCAGGCCGCCGCGCTGCTGCCGGACTCGCGGGTCACCGCCGCCTTCCACCACCTCTCGGCGGTGCTCCTCCAGGACCCGGCGATCGACGAGATCGACACGGACGTGATGGTCCTCGGCGAGGTCCGGGCCGACGTGGAGATCGTCCAGGCGCTGGCCGGCCGCATCCCCGGCATGCGCGGTGTCTTCGCGGGCCGGCTGCGCAACGCCCACCAGGTCGAGTCGCTCGTCGCCAACCTGATCTCGGTGAACCGCCGCTACAAGGCCCACGCGGGCCTGCGCGTCACCGACGTCTGA
- a CDS encoding plastocyanin/azurin family copper-binding protein: MTEPRERIRNRTRSRARTRTLLVLPAAALAGLLAACGNDDGGGSSSGTTTPPPAGATRVTTDLADFKITLSQQNFTPGTYAFVMTNTGQHDHALEIEGPGGENRSDTIAPGESTTLTVTLKDGTYEIYCPVDGHKDLGMKTEITVAGAPVNTPTTPSNPSTPGNGY, from the coding sequence ATGACGGAGCCAAGAGAGCGCATCCGAAACCGGACACGAAGCCGGGCACGGACCCGCACGCTGCTCGTCCTTCCGGCCGCCGCGCTGGCCGGCCTCCTCGCCGCCTGCGGCAATGACGACGGCGGCGGTTCAAGCAGCGGCACCACCACCCCGCCGCCCGCGGGCGCGACCCGGGTCACGACGGACCTGGCCGACTTCAAGATCACCCTGTCCCAGCAGAACTTCACGCCCGGCACGTACGCCTTCGTCATGACGAACACCGGGCAGCACGACCACGCCCTGGAGATCGAGGGCCCGGGCGGCGAGAACCGTTCGGACACCATCGCCCCGGGCGAGTCGACCACCCTCACGGTGACCCTGAAGGACGGCACGTACGAGATCTACTGCCCGGTCGACGGCCACAAGGACCTGGGCATGAAGACCGAGATCACGGTGGCGGGCGCCCCGGTCAACACCCCGACCACCCCCAGTAACCCCAGTACTCCCGGCAACGGTTACTGA